In the Halictus rubicundus isolate RS-2024b chromosome 12, iyHalRubi1_principal, whole genome shotgun sequence genome, AGTTATGATCCCCGGTGTCGTTGTTGCTCTTCGTAAACGAATCATGCTTGCTACCTGTCACGATATTGTAGCGGCGATTCAGCAATCTTTCTCTGCAGATATCGCCGCTGATTTCCACGAATATCACTCTGAAATATTCAGCATATTGAACGATAGTTCCGTATGTACGAGGAAACGATCAATTAGTTCACCTGTTTGGAGGAGTGGGACTAAGGTCCAGTAGCTTGAAGTCTTCCACTGTCTTTGGGTACCCGGTTAACACCCAACCCTTTTTCATGCACTCATAACTGGATATGTACTTCTGAAAATGATAAAGTCGGCATGCTACAGTCTCGTCGAACCgttgttatttcttttttcttatcATTTTTCTACCTCGACAATTTGCATCCTAATTTTAGGTTTCGGTCTCTCTCCCCACCTGTGCTCGAACATTCGTAGCAACTCTCCGAGAGGATTCTTTTGCAGGCGGCATTGCTCCGCGACGTAATCGTAGTCGACTGTGAATATGATTAATTTAACGTTTATTAAAGCGGCACGAAGATCATACAGATTAATCAATATCAAGAGAAGAGAAATCAATGACTACCATGGATAAGGTTGAACCGCTCGGCCAAATATTTCGCCAATGTTGTGCACCCGGATCCCCTAGAGCCAATTAGTACGATACGGAAGAGGGACGGAGCCCCGCAATGCTTCTTCGTTTTCGCCAATTTCACGCAATCCTTTCCTAGCTCGTCCATATTCCTAATTCCGACCTCGACTTCCTTTCAGCCAACCGTTTTATCAATGGTCTCATTACATTTAATTGGAGATTCGTATATTAGAAGCAAACTGACTATCAAACAATTCGCATACGCCTCCCTCAGTCCTCGCAATCGCTTCTCGTAGCGACGTTCGTCAGATTTTCCCATGTAATTCTGCGGGTTACAAGGACGATAGTAGGTGTCGTTTATACAAATATCCTCCCAATTGCCTACAAAGAATAATTAAGAAGAATTACGAACCGAAAAGATTCATCTTCATTGTTGAATTTTTACCATATTCGTTCGAGACTATCAGCTGTATCACGTGCGTCGGTATTATGGCAGCGCGCTGGAAGATCTGTGCCTCCTTTTTCGTTCTTGGTAAATCTTTGGCAAACGCAGGTTTATCAATTTTATAAGCGAGTTATTTGCTTTTAATATTATAAACTTCAATACTAGcgaaactattgaaaaagaaaatgatactCCGCGGAGAATTCGAATTTCAAAAATGCAAAATGGCGGCAGCAATCCGCCCCAAACTTTATTACCAACAAGAATCCATCCGCACGCAAAAGCTCCGGTTTCCAACATCTTTCGCATAGCGAACGCAAGATCTTCCGATTCCGCGCAATGGCAGGTATCCTAAAGGAATCATTTCTTGTTATaacgaaataaagaaaattcGATGAGCTCCTTACTTTGTCCTTCTCGCAAATTGTCCGAAGCTCCTTCAGGGTAAACGCATGAACGCCCAATTCTTCGCAAATAATGTCAGCAAGGGCCATCCTATCTGAAATAATCGTATCCTGTTTTCATGGAAACATTCGATAAACTTTTTTGGACAGGCTTTACCAAACATCGGCGGAGCGATTAAAATAATCCTGGAAGCATCGAGTCTCTTCACGGCGGTCTCCAGATATTGTTTCATGAATACAAGATGGTCGTCCGGCTCGTGAATTACCAGCTGAGTCGCGATGTTCTGCAGAAATTCATTCGATTTCGCTAAATGAAAAACCGTTAGTCTCTCCAAGAGCACGTTTACACgtgataaaaattgatttacgtGGAACAGTTCGTATATGCGATATTTCTCTAAATACGCTACAGATCGCGCGTTTATCTGTtgcatcctcttctctatctcTTGCAAGTCAGACATATTTAACGtttagtatatatattttcctcTGCTTATTTGTCAAACTTGCATTACAACCGCTGAATGGACATAggtaaaatttctttcttgtcAACTGTCAGCGAAAGACAGTGAGGTAGAAAAACGATCTACGAGAAAATCAAAAACAAATTGCACAGAAATTTGAATAGTTGTATGATAACGAACTGATCGATTAACAGtaactgtacagggtgtcaaaaaattatatgtcacggccaccatagcgtgattctacacctacgatttggtggaaattgacataaaaaactccccgcaaaattgaccttgaccttgaaaatcaccCAGGGTCAAAATGACCCTGAATGTGCTAGGATCCCTAAATTGATAAACATTGATTCTCTTTCGATTATCTTCATGGATCCTCGTACGTTCATACATGGAACATTTTaccaatttttcatattttaaaccATGATTTTTGAGTTATGTCAATCCTGCAGCAAATGAGGGATATGCGTATAGAAGTC is a window encoding:
- the LOC143359811 gene encoding adenylate kinase 8, with the protein product MSDLQEIEKRMQQINARSVAYLEKYRIYELFHVNQFLSRVNVLLERLTVFHLAKSNEFLQNIATQLVIHEPDDHLVFMKQYLETAVKRLDASRIILIAPPMFDRMALADIICEELGVHAFTLKELRTICEKDKDTCHCAESEDLAFAMRKMLETGAFACGWILVDLPRTKKEAQIFQRAAIIPTHVIQLIVSNEYGNWEDICINDTYYRPCNPQNYMGKSDERRYEKRLRGLREAYANCLIEVEVGIRNMDELGKDCVKLAKTKKHCGAPSLFRIVLIGSRGSGCTTLAKYLAERFNLIHVDYDYVAEQCRLQKNPLGELLRMFEHRWGERPKPKIRMQIVEKYISSYECMKKGWVLTGYPKTVEDFKLLDLSPTPPNRVIFVEISGDICRERLLNRRYNIVTGSKHDSFTKSNNDTGDHNLAVHPRDYRLVVERDLQEYDENVTDMMQYAGESAVKIDGNETEKIVREKVEACLMHPAPDQKLRVPRPPPEIDPMDIEYDPDDEPDSSVFDHIRVRERAYVFL